One Malania oleifera isolate guangnan ecotype guangnan chromosome 9, ASM2987363v1, whole genome shotgun sequence DNA segment encodes these proteins:
- the LOC131164432 gene encoding uncharacterized protein LOC131164432 — MVLSVRHLWKDGLVGDYGVIASATTISAYINSILVLNSSNFKSWKENVMIVLNYMNLDLVLWTERPPALTDTRTFDMKRDLERWDHSNCMSLMIMKHDVLEAFRGSMSNKDDAKVFLEELHKHFAKNEKAEISNLLSSLVSMRYKG; from the exons ATGGTGTTGTCAGTGCGCCACTTGTGGAAGGACGGGTTGGTTGGAGATTACGGAG TTATTGCATCTGCTACTACGATTTCTGCCTATATAAATTCCATTCTAGTGCTTAACAGCTCCAACTTTAAGAGCTGGAAGGAGAACGTCATGATTGTTCTAAACTATATGAATTTGGATCTTGTGCTCTGGACAGAACGACCTCCCGCCCTCACAGATACAAGGACCTTTGATATGAAAAGGGATTTGGAGAGGTGGGACCATTCTAATTGCATGAGCCTAATGATCATGAAACACGATGTTCTAGAAGCATTTAGGGGCTCAATGTCTAATAAGGATGATGCTAAGGTATTCCTTGAGGAACTACATAAACATTTTGCAAAAAATGAAAAGGCTGAAATAAGCAACCTTTTGTCTAGTCTTGTTTCAATGAGGTATAAAGGATAA